Proteins encoded in a region of the Paenibacillus pedocola genome:
- a CDS encoding TasA family protein encodes MGIKKTLGLGIASAALGLSLIGGGTFAYFSDTAQSTATFAAGTLDLNTSPSEIVNLSNLKPGDIAVRNFTLQNSGSLDIKELKLASAYTVTDAGTNNAGQDLGDHFKVKLLKDTYVSGDITNFVIGEISLKDLKNTANYDLISTGALPGGITAGQSKVFKVAFVFVDNGQDQNVFQGDKLDLTWTFNAKQGLGELK; translated from the coding sequence ATGGGTATCAAAAAAACACTGGGTCTGGGTATTGCATCGGCGGCACTGGGATTGTCTTTAATCGGAGGAGGAACGTTCGCTTACTTCAGCGATACTGCGCAGAGCACAGCTACCTTCGCAGCAGGAACACTGGATCTGAATACCAGCCCGTCGGAAATCGTTAACCTCAGCAACCTCAAGCCTGGTGACATCGCCGTCCGTAACTTCACTCTGCAAAACAGCGGCTCACTCGATATCAAGGAGCTGAAACTGGCTAGCGCTTACACGGTAACCGATGCCGGTACGAATAACGCGGGACAGGATCTGGGTGACCATTTCAAAGTCAAACTTCTCAAGGATACTTATGTCAGCGGCGACATCACCAATTTTGTCATCGGGGAAATCTCCCTGAAGGATCTGAAAAATACGGCTAACTATGATTTGATCAGCACCGGCGCTCTGCCTGGCGGTATCACAGCCGGACAATCCAAGGTCTTCAAGGTAGCCTTCGTCTTTGTAGACAACGGTCAGGATCAGAACGTATTCCAGGGAGATAAACTGGACCTTACCTGGACCTTCAATGCTAAACAAGGTTTAGGAGAACTTAAATAG
- the sipW gene encoding signal peptidase I SipW → MRIKKIVSTALTLLMSLVFLLVVVAVVISKASGGEPAFFGYQIKTVLSGSMEPGIHTGSIVAIKPGGDMTRFQKGDVITFMNPENILITHRVIDATVNTATGEATYTTKGDNNDAADSAAVSSTNVVGQYTGVTVPYVGYAMNFAVSKAGSVMLMIIPGLLLLLYALYTSWKAVSALEKKSAAAAPAGPETMPLQ, encoded by the coding sequence ATGCGTATTAAAAAAATAGTCAGTACAGCACTGACCCTGCTGATGTCCCTTGTTTTCCTGCTTGTGGTGGTTGCCGTAGTGATCTCCAAAGCTTCCGGCGGCGAACCGGCTTTCTTCGGCTATCAGATCAAAACCGTCTTATCCGGCTCCATGGAACCCGGCATCCATACCGGCTCCATCGTTGCTATCAAGCCTGGCGGCGATATGACCCGCTTCCAAAAGGGCGACGTCATCACATTTATGAATCCTGAGAATATTCTGATCACCCACCGGGTTATCGACGCCACTGTAAACACTGCCACGGGTGAGGCCACCTACACAACCAAAGGCGATAACAATGATGCTGCGGATTCGGCTGCGGTCAGCTCAACGAATGTCGTAGGGCAATATACCGGAGTAACGGTTCCTTATGTGGGGTACGCGATGAATTTCGCGGTTTCGAAGGCAGGCAGTGTCATGCTGATGATCATACCGGGTCTCCTGCTGCTGCTCTATGCACTCTATACCTCCTGGAAGGCCGTTTCCGCACTTGAAAAGAAAAGCGCCGCAGCCGCGCCGGCAGGCCCCGAAACCATGCCGCTTCAATAA
- a CDS encoding anti-repressor SinI family protein — protein MSNQGNDGELQAVDLDLEWVYLMMSAKKAGLKVDEIRQFLSEKTLQVM, from the coding sequence ATGTCCAACCAGGGGAATGATGGGGAACTGCAGGCAGTTGATCTGGATTTAGAATGGGTATATTTGATGATGTCGGCTAAGAAGGCCGGCCTCAAGGTGGATGAGATCCGCCAGTTTTTAAGTGAAAAAACGTTGCAGGTAATGTGA
- a CDS encoding helix-turn-helix domain-containing protein, producing the protein MGSRIHHLRLEKGLSLSELADKADVAKSYLSNVERNIQSNPSIQFIEKIADALQVSIHALLYGEPLESQEASLDGEWFRLVQEAMASGISKREFKEFLDYQKWRLEQKD; encoded by the coding sequence ATGGGAAGTCGTATCCACCATCTCCGTTTGGAAAAGGGTTTGTCTTTATCTGAGCTGGCGGACAAGGCTGACGTGGCGAAATCATACCTAAGCAATGTGGAAAGAAATATTCAATCCAACCCCTCTATCCAATTCATCGAAAAGATCGCCGATGCGCTTCAGGTATCTATTCATGCACTGCTGTATGGCGAACCCCTGGAATCACAGGAGGCTTCACTCGACGGAGAATGGTTCCGGCTCGTACAGGAAGCTATGGCTTCAGGGATAAGTAAACGGGAATTCAAGGAATTTCTGGATTATCAGAAATGGCGGCTGGAGCAGAAGGATTAA
- a CDS encoding TasA family protein, producing MNIKKTLGLGVASAALGLTLVGGGTFAYFSDSAQSTAAFNNGTLSLTSDPAVIVDLSNLKPGDLITRDFKLKNDGSLDIPKVLLKTSSAVTDTNNNNGSHNLKDDIIVTFLNNNDKKQPEVLIISLADLESQSPDLVARKILGTLLGGEKSGIKAGTEDKLTVQFAFKENFQPQNYYQGDKLKLTWNFEASQGAGEFK from the coding sequence ATGAATATTAAAAAAACACTGGGTCTCGGCGTTGCTTCCGCAGCGCTTGGCCTGACACTTGTCGGCGGAGGCACTTTCGCTTACTTTAGCGATTCCGCCCAGAGCACAGCTGCATTTAACAACGGAACTCTTAGCCTCACCTCTGACCCTGCTGTCATTGTTGATCTCAGCAATCTGAAGCCTGGCGATCTGATCACCAGAGATTTCAAACTGAAAAATGACGGCTCCCTCGACATTCCCAAGGTCTTGCTGAAGACTTCATCCGCAGTGACGGACACGAACAACAACAACGGCAGCCATAATCTGAAGGATGATATTATCGTTACTTTCCTGAATAACAACGACAAAAAACAGCCGGAGGTTCTTATCATTTCGCTCGCCGATCTGGAGAGCCAGAGCCCGGATCTCGTAGCCAGAAAAATACTGGGTACGCTGCTTGGAGGGGAAAAATCAGGCATTAAAGCGGGTACCGAGGATAAGCTCACCGTTCAATTTGCCTTCAAAGAAAACTTCCAGCCGCAAAACTATTACCAAGGCGATAAGCTGAAGCTTACCTGGAACTTCGAAGCCAGCCAGGGAGCCGGCGAATTCAAGTAA